From the genome of Salvelinus namaycush isolate Seneca chromosome 1, SaNama_1.0, whole genome shotgun sequence:
TTTTGTGTCTTCTTGATGTCTTTTGACATTTTATGAATTTTCAGTTTTGACTGTCAGAGGAATTATGACAAAAGTGAGCTATTCCTACTGTAAATTAATTGTTCATGATATTGTTTTGTTTTAATGACCTTGAATCAAGCGGTCAAATACAGCATCAAGCCTGAGCACATCCTCCTGGTTCATGACGACTTGGACAAGGCCCTTGGGAAGCTTGCTATGAAACAAGGAGGGAGCGCCAGGTGAGTTGATTCCCTGACAGTTATCGGCATTACTAATGATGCTATCTGACAACAATGTGATCCTCCCAACTTTGTGCTCCTTCTATATGTTGTTGATTGACAGGGGTCACAATGGTGTGCGGTCCTGTGTTGAGTGTCTGCAGACAGATGTAAGTAGCATTCCACACAGACAAATACTCTCCCTTCCCACATTAGGAGGAATTGAGCGATGACGAGATGAGAGATGACGTTTCCCTTTGACAAATTTGGGGAAAGTGTTAGACAGTCCAGAGAAATGTCATGTTTGTCAAAGGGAACTGGTATCTGGGGGGGGTGTAAGAGCAGGGtaaaaatacacatttatttCTCAAGATAGACGAAGTACTATTCTATCTTGTGCCCTCCAGGTGATGCCCAGACTGCGTGTTGGGATTGGCAGACCATCGGGTAAAACATTAGTGGACCGGCATGTTCTGGGGCGCTTCTCTCAGGAGGAGCAGAAGATTCTCTGCAGGGTTCTAGAACAGAGTGTGGACATTCTCCTCTCCCAGCTCACTGACAAGGAGGATGTGCAGTCCCCACTGTTGCCACCAGGAGGCAGACCGGCATTACAGACTGGGAAACAGAGGGTTTGCTCAATTTCTCCAGCAAAGGATACAACCTGCCAGAGCCAGTGAAGCTCTGACTGCACTCTGGGATAGTAGCTTTGCTGCTGCTGCTAAAACAAAGCTGCCTCTTACAGAAACATGAAAGTGTtaacatgtttttatttattggGACTTTATGTAtgcattttttgtttttttggccTACTCTACAATTATGTAAAAGGTCCAAGGAGTGACCAAGACTTGATATTAGAATGATTAAACAATAAAACCATCATACCAATAGCATTGAGAAAAAATGTAACTAGTGGTGAATGAACTGAAGTATAACCAGTGGGTTTCCTGATAACAGAACCTGTTCCACTCATGTTGTAGCCACTCTTGAAAGCTTCCAAAAGCCTCACATTTTTAAGCTCATTCTCTTTGCTGTATTTACTGGTTCAACATATTGATTCCATCCTTTAATTCTCAGCCTATAACCATGCTTCATCAACGAGTGTTCTTAATGAGAAGTAGCAATTGGTCAAGAAGTGTAGCATTCTCACCACAGTGAATATCAGAGCTCACAAAAACTGAGAAAAGAGCATATACAAGTAAGGTAAAGAGAAAGGAAAACCCATAAGTATATGGGcctaatatacactgctcaaaaaaataaagggaacacttaaacaacacaatgtaactccaagtcaatcacacttctgtgaaatcaaactgtccacttaggaagcaacactgattgacaataaattttacatgctgttgtgcaaatggaatagacaacaggtggaaattataggcaattagcaagacacccccaataaaggagtggttctgcaggtggtgaccacttctcagttcctatgcttcctggctgatgttttggtcacttttgaatgctggcggtgctttcactctagtggtagcatgagacggagtctacaacccacacaagtggctcaggtagtgcagctcatccagggtggcacatcaatgcgagctgtggcaagaaggtttgctgtgtctgtcagcgtagtgtccagagcatggaggcgctaccaggagacaggccagtacatcaggagacgtggaggagggcaacaacccagcagcaggaccgctacctccacctttgagcaggaggagcactgccagagccctgcaaaatgacctccagcaggccacaaatgtgcatgtgtctgctcaaacggtcagaaacagactccatgagggtggtatgagggcccgacttCCACAGGTGGGgtttgtgcttacagcccaacaccgtgcaggacgtttggcatttgccagagaacaccaagattggcaaattcgccactggcgccctgtgctcttcacagatgaaagcaggttcacactgagcacgtgacagacgtgacagagtctggagacgccgtggagaaccttctgctgcctgcaacatcctccagcatgaccggtttggcggtgggtcagtcatggtgtggggtggcatttctttggggggccgcacagccctccatgtgctcgccagaggtagcctgactgccattaggtaccgagatgagatcctcagaccccttgtgagaccatatgctggtgcggttggccctgggttcctcctaatgcaagacaatgctagacctcatgtggctggagtgtgtcagcagttcctgcaagaggaaggcattgatgctatggactggcccgcccgttccccagacctgaatccaattgagcacatctgggacatcatgtctcgctccatccaccaacgccacgttgcaccacagactgtccaggagttggcggatgctttagtccaggtctgggag
Proteins encoded in this window:
- the LOC120054193 gene encoding probable peptidyl-tRNA hydrolase, yielding MRRLLSKLINRALLTEPFAPVMDIGAGVHTNARRRLIVGLGNPGMNGSRHSVGMAVLEALAARLRLADSWHGDRHVSGEVIVSDIQDTQIVLLRPRLLMNINGVSVAKAAVKYSIKPEHILLVHDDLDKALGKLAMKQGGSARGHNGVRSCVECLQTDVMPRLRVGIGRPSGKTLVDRHVLGRFSQEEQKILCRVLEQSVDILLSQLTDKEDVQSPLLPPGGRPALQTGKQRVCSISPAKDTTCQSQ